tccaatgatcagctcttagcagcccatgtgagtcacctaacacatgtgggaaccatcatttggcaactagcatgaaatatctcataaaattacaaaaatatgagtaatcattcatgacttatttacatgaaaacaaaattacatatcctttatatctaatccatacaccaacgaccaaaaacacctacaaacactttcattcttcaattttcttcatctaattgatctctctcaagttctatcttcaagttctaagtgttcttcatatattttacaagttctagttacataaaatcaagaatactttcaagtttgctagctcacttccaatcttgtaaggtgatcatccaacctcaagaaatctttgtttcttacagtaggttatcattctaatacaaggtaataatcatattcaaactttggttcaatttctataactataacaatcttatttcaagtgatgatcttacttgaacttgttttcgtgtcatgattctgcttcaagaacttcgagccatccaaggatccattgaagctagatccatttttctcttttccagtaggtttatccaaggaagttaaggtagtaatgatgttcataacatcattcgattcatacatataaagctatcttattcgaaggtttaaacttgtaatcactagaacatagtttagttaattctaaacttgttcgcaaacaaaagttaatccttctaacttgacttttaaaatcaactaaacacatgttctatatctatatgatatgctaacttaatgatttaaaacctggaaacacgaaaaacaccgtaaaaccggatttacgccgtcgtagtaacaccgcgggctgttttgggttagttaattaaaaactatgataaactttgattttaaagttgttattctgagaaaatgatttttattatgaacatgaaactatatccaaaaattatgattaaactcaaagtggaagtatgttttctaaaatggtcatctagacgtcgttctttcgactgaaatgactacctttacaaaaacgacttgtaacttatttttccgactataaacctatactttttctgtttagattcataaaatagagttcaatatgaaaccatagcaatttgattcactcaaaacggatttaaaatgaagaagttatgggtaaaacaagattggataatttttctcattttagctacgtgaaaattggtaacaaatctattccaaccataacttaatcaacttgtattgtatattatgtaatcttgagataccatagacacgtatacaatgtttcgacctatcatgtcgacacatctatatatatttcggaacaacgatagacactctatatgtgaatgttggagttagctatacagggttgaggttgattccaaaatatatatagtttgagttgtgatcaatactgagatacgtatacactgggtcgtggattgattcaagataatatttatcgatttatttctgtacatctaactgtgaacaactagttataggttactaacgaggacagctgacttaataaacttaaaacatcaaaatatattaaaagtgttgtaaatatattttgaacatactttaatatatatgtatatattgttataggttcgtgaatcaacagtggccaagtcttacttcccgacgaagtaaaaatctgtgaaagtgagttatagtcccacttttaaaatctaatatttttgggatgagaatacatgcaggtttataaatgatttacaaaatagacacaagtacgtgaaactacattctatggttgaattatcgaaatcgaatatgcccctttttattaaagtctggtaatctaagaattagggaacagacaccctaattgacgcgaatcctaaatatagatctattgggcccaacaagccccatccaaagtaccggatgctttagtacttcgaaatttatatcatatccgaagggtgtcccggaatgatggggatattcttatatatgcatcttgttaatgtcggttaccaggtgttcaccatatgaatgatttttatctctatgtatgggatgtgtattgaaatatgaaatcttgtggtctattattatgatttgatatatataggttaaacctataactcaccaacatttttgttgacgttttaagcatgtttattctcaggtgattattaagagcttccgctgtcgcatacttaaataaggacgagatttggagtccatgcttgtatgatattgtgtaaaaactgcattcaagaaacttattttgttgtaacatatttgtattgtaaaccattatgtaatggtcgtgtgtaaacaggatattttagattatcattatttgataatctacgtaaagctttttaaacctttattgatgaaataaaggttatggtttgttttaaaatgaatgcagtctttgaaaaacatctcatatagaggtcaaaacctcgcaacgaaatcaattaatatggaacgtttttaatcaataagaacgggacatttcacccttgCCCCATGCTATTTCCGCCACTGATTACGTTTCAGTTTTTAGTTCCGCGTTTCAGTTTTCAGTTTCGCGTTTCAGTTCTTATTTCGCGTTTCAGTTTACAGTTTCTCTTTCAATTTCTAGTTTCGCGTTTCAGTTTCATATTCGCTTTCAGATTCAGTTTCGTATTCCCAGTTTCGTGTTACAGATTTCAGTTTCGCTTTCAGTTTTGAGTTTCGCGTTTCAGTTTCAGTTTCGCTTTTTAGTTTCAATTTCAAGTTTTAGTTTCACGTTCATTTTGTAGTTTCGTGTTTCAGTTTTGCGATCAAGTTTTCAGTTTCACGTTTCAATTTCGggttttaaaaattttattttcaGTTTCGTGTTCTAGTTTTCAGTTCGTGTTTTAGTTtctgttcatgcatattttttccaagggaagACCTAAACACGAACATCAATGCGAAatggtttttttaggcgtcaacgtcgttgatctccggtccggttaccgtgaataacccgtacccgagatgatgatctcgggagggtggccaacgaattgcccgccggtcgatagtcggaccctatcgacggcaaagggagaaaaaaccctacaagacccgtaggtaaaaaccctagtgttgcgatcgtgaagacgatcgtggagaagatccggctatgactgccgcgtgctttcattgagagagtgagaggtgagattgaatgaccgcatgagggtgtatgcgattgggagcgtgtgaacttgatgtaggttttgccccatatttatagatgggaattagggttacttgatttggggcccaagttaattgcgtagaccctaattgggcaaaatcctacgtcatcaagtcccccaagttcggtatgatatttttgttaagtatcgtatcgaacttctcattatgctacggaaaataagttcacatgagcctgcgcaAACAACTGTGCGTAAACCCGCGAACATATGCGCAAAAAACCGCATGCAGAATGCGTGGGAAACCGCATGAACTAGCATGCGTAAAACCGcatgaaaattgcgtctaaagtCGCGGACAACTGTGTGCAAAGCGTGCGTAACCTGGACAAAAGCGTGTGGACAGTTGCGCAAGCGCGCGAACATCTGCGCTAAATATTCATGTACTTAAACCGcatataacgaattaaaagctCAATAAGAAAAGACAAACCTTCTCAAACCGAACGATAGACGGTAGAAACACGAGACATAATGCATCGTGCCTCACGGTGGGCGCCaattgttcatgcatattttttccaagggaagacctacacacgaacatcaatgcgaaatggtttttttaggcgtcaacgtcgttgatctccggtccggttaccgtgaataacccgtacccgagatgatgatctcgggagggtggccaacgaattgcccgccggtcgatagtcggaccctatcgacggcaaagggagaaaaaaccctacaagacccgtaggtaaaaaccctagtgttgcgatcgtgaagacgatcgtggagaagatccggctatgactgccgcgtgctttcattgagagagtgaGAGGTGAGATCGAATGACCGCATGAGGGTGTATGCGATTGGGagcgtgtgaacttgatgtaggttttgccccatatttatagatgggaattagggttacttGATTTGGGCCCCAAGTTAATTGCGTAGGCCCTAATTGGGCCAAACCCTACGTCATCAGTTTCAACTTTCGTTTCAGTTTCGCATTACAGTTTCATATTAGTCTGTgcgcaaaaagaaattaaaaaaaaaaattgaaaaatgaaatatAGTTCAACGTGGCACAGACAGACCTTTAATATGTAGGGAtactgaaaaaataaaaaaataaaaaattcaaattttttgaataatttataaaaaatatatttaaaaaaaaaataagttgttTTGCTGAAGTTCAGTGTGTGTCACGtggatttttttttaaatagtaatttttttCTTTCTGACTACCTACAAACTGAAGTTCAATctgtgattttttatttttttttttatatatatttatatttaaacgtaTGTGTAGAGAGATAAACATATATTGAAGTTAAATTTTATTTCATTTCCTGTTAACCAAACATGCATGTCTTATTTGGATTCACACGGCATCTGAAATTTCTATTTCCATCAAATTCCAATTCCTTGAATAGATTTCATTTCATAAAAAAACATTTTTTGAACCAAACGAGCCTAAGAAAAAGCCTATTTAACCAAAATATTCAGTTTTGTCACTTACATATATCTTTCAATCATAATATATTTTTAAGCTAACTTTTACCTAAATAACTTGTCATTTTTCATAATTTAGATAGTTTAAATTCGATCATCTTAATTCTTATGGCAAAAGAGCATCGACTATTTTGTATTTAGTTCATTTTGCATTAACAATTGAATAATTGCATTTAGTTAATCAAATTCTATCATAATTTAAACAGATGTCTATAGGAAACACAACTTCAAGGACTCGATTTTTATTATAAAATTACTCTGAATGAAACGGAAATTCCAATTCATCTACAGACACACACGTTCTAATAATGAACATGAAACTTAATCATCCCTAAAAAACCTAATCTAATCATCGAATCTACTACCGACCCATCAAACTTTTAACTAAAAACCACCCATAATAGTTTTAGATACAAACAACCAAATCGAAAACGTAAGAAATTTCATCGTCTAATCGCCAATGCAGTCAGTTTTACCAAATTCCCCTTTGTAAGTTGCTACATTAAACTCACATTGATGTCAGTTGGCTTATTATTCCGAGGCTCCGATGCATTATACGAAGACCAATTATCTCCACGAAACGAAGGCGACGACAGATTTTGTTTAGCAGAATACGCCTCGTTACTCTCAGCTGCTGGTGCTTGTATCGGTACTACTGGAATAGAAACTGGAACTGTAGCCGTAGTTATGTTTTCtggtttttgtttcttgttttTCTTTTGTTCTTGTTGGACGCTGGTCAAGAAACTTCCTACGATAATCTGATTTATTATCACAAAAACAAGTAAgaaaatttaaaaagaaagaatGATTCAAATGGTCAGGAACTAAGTGTTGAACAATGAAACCCCGCAGGTATAACTTCATTATAGCATGACATTTATAGTATACATAGGAAACTAAGTGTTGAACCATATGTTTGTGTTAGTTGGATCAAGCTCAATGTGGGGTTTAGAGTCCATTAGGGTTTGGATTATATAGATCAGCCCAAGTCCGATTGTGGGCTTGGTCCATTAGGGTTTCTAGAGAATTAGGGTTTCCTATGTATACTATAAATGTCATGCTATAATGAAGTTATACCTACGGGGTTTCATTGTTCAACACTAAGGTTGCGTTTGATAAAACTAAATGATTCATAATCTTAATGATTCAAAGGTTCTGAATAAAGTTGGTGCGGAATGACAATAACATgttttattatatcattataaacaaataaacataaacataaacaatatGAATGATAAGAAATTACCTTATTAGCCTTTTGCATGAATAAGAAAACAATATACTTGTTAATATAGTATATTTGATAATGTATAACTTAAAGAGAATATTACCTAAAATCTAtgattaatggttaagagagtataTTTATAACAAACGCGATGAATGTTGAATGATTCTGCATTCAACGTTGAACCATTTAGTTAAGAGGTAGTCAAACGCACCCTAAGTAACTAGACAATCATTTATGGATCAAGATATACCTGCACAGGACTGGCAGCCACCAGTAAACCAGCCACGCTGCCGCCAACGACTCGACCGTCAGGGCTTGATAAAGAAACACTCATCCCACCGGATCTATTTCTTATTCCACCACTCTCAGACAGAATAAATGATCCCGCTAATGAAAGTATCTCAAAACGGCCCTTAAAAAACGAGTGGCAAAATGTCAAATTGGATAAATGAAACTCTTTAAATGCCAAAAAAAAACAATGATAAGTTGTCAAAGAGGATTCACCTCATAAGTCAATCTACCACCAGAAGAGTCAGGCTGTCGAAGCGTAACACTGGATATTACACCATTTGCTGAAAGGATGCATATTGCACGAGGTCCTTGTTGGGAGAACGATATAACCTTCATCGACACATCCTAATTAACCGCAACaaaaattacataaaaattattaacTCGGCGCGAACTATTCAAAAATGATAATCTGAAAAATCCAAATACTTACATCACcttaattaataaaaatactaaatttTACCTCTCCTGTGTTAACATTGATGATATGAGGCATAAAATTAGCGCCAACGGAACTAGAAACCCAATCGCCTGACAAAAAAACATTGAAACGTGAATAACATTATTCACATAAGTACAACCTGAATAATTTGATCCGGATAAAAAATACAGTATAACGTCTTTACGATATTTGCATAATGATAACTTGATCAGACCacaaaacaaaaagttaaaagataGTGAAACCTTAAGCAGATAAATTATCCCCAACATCTATAAAACACATCAAATGTACAAGAAACCCCATAAGTTTAACAGTTAGATAAGAACTttgaacaaacaaacaaacaaataaaCCCCACACCATCATAAAAGCAAACAACTTCTTATCTTTACAAATATAGAGTGACAATACAACTAATTAAACTGGTTAAAACCCTAAGGTTTTTAGAAAAAAAGATCATTAAAATTTAAAACCTCAGCTTTATCCTCTTCTCTGCTATTTCTTTCATATACatgtatgcatatgtatgtatatccgAAAAGGTAAGCAACAAAATTAGAATCATCTGTTTTAAGATTCTCCTAATCCACTCACCAACTTCCAAACTCATATAAAGCAAAGAGCTTCTAGAActatctttcaacatcaagatctcAAAGTTGAAAGGGTTTAATTTACTTAGGTcccacttcaattcaatcaaaaagctTAAAATTGTTTCATCAAATCAAAAAAATCATACATACCCACTTcacatttaatataaagattaaaactttatcAACAAAAACAAATATTTGTTACCTAAAGTTTCCATTTTCTCAAGTGGTTGTGGATGTTGGTATTTTCCGGCGGATTGTGGCCGGATTTTGCCTCTTTTTCCGGTAGAAAAATCGATTACCGGCGGAGCAGCAGATGAAATGGGTTTTGGTGATAAAGCTTTTTTGACTGGGCCATCTGGACCATATTTTCTGGGCCTCCCTCTTTTCTTTTTTTCTGATGATGTTGTGGCGCCGGCCGGCAGTGGCGGCGCCGGGTACGGCGGAGCGGATATAGCAAGCTGATTTGTGATGGATTGAGGAACTGATCCAACGGTGGAGAGCTTTCTTGGGGATTCAGTTGTTGGAGAAATATGGTAGTCTGCAGGTGCATCTGATCCAACTACTGTAATCCCACTGCTATTAGTAGTagtttgattattatcattattcatgtCTTGTACCTCAATAATCAACCAAGCTACAAAATTTACTACTTTTTTTTAACAAATTTGTAATAAAAGATAAAGAAAACTCTTGCAGAAAAAAATTAAAATGAGATTTTTTTTTATAGGTTAATTAGGGCATAAAACCCCAAATCCAGCAAATTAAATGAAAAAGATTAAAACTTGACAGAAGTTaggataattaatatttttaatatgtaaATTTGAAGAAATTATGGAGATGAGAATTTTTCTGCATGAAGAAGACGatgaatttttataataatacagtagttattatttattattttatattttatatttatatttatatttatatactaataataacaagaaAACATTTAGATTTTTGAAAAAATATTGGGGTACAGTTTAAGAAGATAAAGATTGAATTTCTTAATGTAAGAAATTTTTTGAGTGTTTATAAGATGTTAAAGCTATTTTGGGTTTTTTTAAGGTGAGTTTATTGGTTGTAGAAATTTTTTGATAACATTTAGCTAGTTTTTTTAAAGATGAAATGAGTAttcaaatattaaattaaataatatttttaaatgttattgtatttttattttaaagaAATTAGTTAATAGTTAACGTCAAAAGGTTTTAGGAAATTTTAAAGAATggagtttttttattattataggaAAAAGGTGATAAAGTGGATATTCTTGTTTTATACTCCATTTATATACGGACTATATGAAAAAGTAAGCTTTCAATATTGCTGAAATTTTTTCAACCTTATTTTACTTTTCttattataatttttttctgaTATTTGTAAGAAAACAGGTATGACAGACAGTCGGGAATGGTTCTTGAATCGTGAAACATTTTCAAATTGAGTATTTCGCTCCTCAGAAGCGTCGGTTTTACACGAAATCCTAATTGAGATAAGACAAGAACGATTTTGTTTCCACGCAAATAGAAATCAAAATCACGTATGAGAGAATTTGTATGTTTCCGTGTGTGTTTAGAATGAATGCAGAAAACTGTTAAAAACCGAATATATAATCAGTTTTTGGTGGTTTTTATTGATTTATTGATGTATAGTGTATTTTTGGGACCCCGGCCAAGGGCCCCTTGGACCCTGCAAGAGGCGCAACCCCTTGACTCTCATAGAAATCTTTCTATTCATATAACATTGAGAGTGATGAGTTTCTCTATTTTTGAGGTGTCGCATTCGAGAAATAACTTATTTTTATTCTATGATAGGAGAAGATTGTCTACATATTACATCACTATAATCCACTTATGTGAATTTTagctttgttgttgttgttgttattgttgtattattaaattatttttatttaattatcaaCTGTTAAAGGGGAAATTATGGATTTTAGTTGATAAATAGGTTGGAGTCAGGTGAAAAGAAAAGTGAAATTAGGTTGCTAAGGCGTGAAGACAACCATACTTCTTTTTGAAAACataaacaaatataaatataaatataaatataaataaatattaaatataaatatttttcatCATATTAAAACAATATTTATTACCTTATAAAATGTGTAAGTATAAATATAAGGATTGTTATTTAAATACTAACAAATAAA
The window above is part of the Rutidosis leptorrhynchoides isolate AG116_Rl617_1_P2 chromosome 1, CSIRO_AGI_Rlap_v1, whole genome shotgun sequence genome. Proteins encoded here:
- the LOC139862839 gene encoding AT-hook motif nuclear-localized protein 1-like — encoded protein: MNNDNNQTTTNSSGITVVGSDAPADYHISPTTESPRKLSTVGSVPQSITNQLAISAPPYPAPPLPAGATTSSEKKKRGRPRKYGPDGPVKKALSPKPISSAAPPVIDFSTGKRGKIRPQSAGKYQHPQPLEKMETLGDWVSSSVGANFMPHIINVNTGEDVSMKVISFSQQGPRAICILSANGVISSVTLRQPDSSGGRLTYEGRFEILSLAGSFILSESGGIRNRSGGMSVSLSSPDGRVVGGSVAGLLVAASPVQIIVGSFLTSVQQEQKKNKKQKPENITTATVPVSIPVVPIQAPAAESNEAYSAKQNLSSPSFRGDNWSSYNASEPRNNKPTDINVSLM